The DNA sequence ATTACTTTTATAAAGAAACAGAGGATAGTGAACCTAAATTGCTCAGTAAATGTTTTGATGCATTAAAGGTTAATGATAACAATCATCTATTTAACTGATGCAATTATTTATAGCGAGTTGCAATCAATAAATAGATATTGATTTACACTTTTACGCAGACTAATAACTGAAGAAAGTCAGCTTTGCCTCCCACAAATGATGTTATTCTGTTAAATGGTCAGTAAGTTACAACTTGCTCTAAACATAATGTAATGCGAACCATGTATGTGGTGGCTCATTCTGACCACAGTCCTCACAAGAGTCAGACGGACACTAAAATGTGTTGGGAAACAGTGATGGTGTTGAAACtttgtctatctatctatctatctatctatctatctatctatctatctatctatctatctatctatctatatatatatatatatatatatttatcaatTGAAAAAGTTTGAACTTTTTACACAGCTTCATTAATGTTCCTCATACATAtggattgtaaaaaaaacaacactgtattTGGTCCATGATTTCCATGAAGTTTATTGTCAGCTACTACAGAGAATAAAGTGATTTTGACCCACATGTTTAACTGAACTTACTATAAGACAACATCATTTCAAtttgaaaagagaaagaaacagttGTTCTGAAAAgctgacacaaaacaaaactgatGTCAAAATTCATTCACTATTGATCTCTAGCAAAATTCCAGATTTTActttgtagtagtagtagtagtagcaggtGCTGCAGTAGTAGTTTGTTGGAGGAGGGCAAGTATGGCCTGGAACCACTGTGGGACAGTCGCTACAGATGGATTATTCACCATACCTGGCCAGTATATACGCTTAAAGAAAATCAGAAACATTTGTTAATGCATCATACAAATTGAGATTCAGATGAGTTGGATGTTGAGTTGTAGAGGTTTGAGAAAGCACTCACCTCATTGGAATGTGAGCCAGAGCGTGAACGAGCAAGTCGTTTGTGCTCCATATCCGTCTGTCAAAAATCCACAAGTTGCAAGTTTGATATTGCCTGCATTATACTATTACAATAATAGTAATGGTATCAACATATAAGAACACTGGTATTGATATTGACTATGAGAACGTAACACTTACAGGATGAGCCAGAGCGAAGCTCAGAAGGCATCCAAGCACAAATACTATCTTCAGCATGGTTACAGTGATCACACCTGTTGAAAAGGGAATATTAAAGACATGCTCAGATGAACAGCTTTTCAAAATATCAGCAAAATCACAGTTTTCACAATTCATATAAATACCTTCAAGTCTTTACAATTTCAGCAGATTGTCTCGCAGACGGTCGAGGAGGTTGTTGTAGTGTTGCTCTGAATGTGGAGATTTTCTTATATACAGTTAGAGGAGAGGATGTCATCTCAGTATTGTtgggaaacaacaaatattatGAAATCTTCCATTTCCACATTTCAAGGTGTGGCTAATCCTCCACCAGGTCTCTCTTGCAAATGTGACCAAATGAGATTACCTGTATACATAAAGGTtaactaaaaataaataagaatattGATGTTTGACATTACTTTAGACAACAccaaacatattttttattttctgactCTGGGAAAGTGGGGAAAAGTGAAAAATTCCCCAaaactagatagatagatagatagatagatagatagatagatagatagatagatagatcagcAACTTCACTGTTTCCCAACAGCTACGAGATTAGTTGTAAGTCTTGCATGAACAGTATACACGTACGTAAACACGTTTTTAAACAGGATTATCCCCCAAATACATAATTTCATCACATTTCACACTTATAAATAAACAAGAATATTGATGTTTGACATATTTGTTTTTGATAACTAATGTAGTAACATTATGTAATATTGCTGTTCTGTCAGAATAACGTATTGTGGTGTTAAATAGATGGCGCAGAATGATCAAATGCCTATGaaaaattttaattaaaacaaaagaataaaataGTCCATATcttgatgatttatttatttttcagtaatgattttttattttgagtcacTCGAGAAATAATTGCTAAACAGGAGAAACAGATAGCATATCTTGAATTCAGCTTTTCTCTGTTTGCTAGTTTGTTGCCTCATTTTCCTGCTGGAGGACGAGGAGTATTAAGACTTGCCAACAGAAATTGCAGCAACGCTGTCAAAGCTTGGTTAGGTTGATAGCTGGAGTAAAGTGACAGATACTGAAGCAATAAGTATCAGCACATACATTATGTAAGCACATCTGCAAAacacaggggaaaaaaaacattttttttatatcttattAATTTATGATTCAAATTCAAGTGAAGTGAACAACAAAGGTACAGGTACATATTCCAGGAAATTTGGTCTGAGGAACTGCAggcaggggcgtcggactgggggtggaaaggggactgagtacccagggccctcatgtcagggcccaaaaagatgctagaatgaatagttgtggatgtggggaggggcccacTGAGAAtacctttctacagggcccagaattttttGCTATATACGCCCCTGACTGTAGGTGCACTTTTTAAAGATAAGATTATGCCTTTAGtcatccaatcagctgtcaAAGATGTTTTGATTTTATATCTGTCTCAAAATGTGATGAAATTATGTATTTGGGGGATAATCCTTAAACGTGTTTACGTACGTGTCTACTGTTCAAGCAAGACTTACAACTAATCTCATAGCTGTTGGGAAACAGTGAAGTTGCTGAAActatgtctgtctatctatctgtgtattgtatctatgtatctattaaaaatatttatatatctatctatctagtttTGGggaatttttcactttttcccaCTTTCCCAAAGTCAGAAACTAAATGGTTTAGGACAGACCTTTTAAAAACTATGTTGGTGTTGTCTAAAGTAATGTCAAACATCaatattcttatttatttttatttaacctttatttatacaggtaATTCCATTGAGACAATTGGTCACATTTGCAAAAGAACCATGGTGGAGGATTAGCCACACCCTGAAATGTGGAAATGGAAGATTTTCATTTCTTAAAACTGAATGTACATCTTTTTGAGGATGATTTTGCTGATATTCCTTGAAAACCATCTTACACATTATCACTGTAACCATGCTGAAGGTAGTATTTGTGCTTGGATGCCTCCTGAGCTTCGCTCTGGCTCATCCTGTAAGTCTTACATTCCCATTTTCAATATCAATACCAGTGCTTTTATGTATTGATACCATTACTATTATTGTAATAGTACTATGTAGGCAATATCAAACTTGTAACTTGTGCATTTTCTACAGACGGACATGGAGCACAAAAAACATGCTCGGCCACACTCTGGCTCACATTCCAATGAGGTGAGTGCTTTCTCAGACCTCTACAACTCAACATTCAACTCATCTGAATCTCAATTTGTATGATGCATATTTGACAACAAATGTTTCGGATTTTCTTTAAGCGTATACACCGGCCACCTACGGTGACTATCCCACAGTGGGCCAAGGACTTACTTACCCACCGCCAACAAACTACTACTGCAGCacctgctactactactactgcagcacctgctactactactgcagcacctgctactactactgcagcacctgctactactactgcagcacctgctactactactgcagcacctgctactactactactgcagcacctgctactactactactgcagcacctgctactactactgcagcACCTGCTactactacaaaataaaatctggaATATAACCAGAGATCAATAAGTGAATCTAAACCTGTATCGGACGGCATAGAAATTTGAAATCAGCTTTGTTTTGTGTCAGCTTTTCACGACaactgtttctttctcttttcaaatttaaataatgttgTCTTATAGCAATTAAACATGTGGATCAAAATCACTTTATTCTCTGTAGTAGCTGACAATAAACTTCATAAACGGAAAACCTGGcccaaatatgtttatttttcttgCAATCCATATGTATGAGGAACATTAATGAAGCTGTGTAAATAGTTGTGTATCATAGAACATTTTTGATGTTCATGCAAGACTTATAACTAATCCTGTACCTGTTGGGAAACAGTGAAGTGGTGTTCACTGGACATGATTCATGTACAGCTTTATGTTGTTTGTGCATGCTTCCTTTAATAATCAAcatcacatttaaaatatacttttagtATATAGTATATCCAATTCACACCAGGATTAATATCTGGATAAACCAAATCAAAGGACCAAGGTAGCCCTTAGTTCAGATACTGTATATCCAGTCCAGAGattacttttattacttttgtTAGTGAACCTAAATTGCTCAATAAATGTTTTGatgcaataaaacaaacatttaatgtaattaaaatacaatagaaTACACAACTCCAAAAACTACACTACTCTTTATGCTAGGCAGAAAATGTAACTGATGGAATTATTTAAAGTGAGAtgcaatcaataaataaataattgatttaCAGATTTTACAGTTTTGCTCACTCACTTTGGAACAATCGTCCAATGACTATTAAACTTTACAAACGATATGACTATTTACATGAACATTTGATCAGTTGCTCACATGACTATGTTAATGTATAATTGCTTTGTCACAAAATGTACTGAGTAAGCCTTGCAGATCAAAAAAGTTTGCTATTGAATCATATTATTCTCAAATTCAATTATACACATATTCATTGTGTAAATCCCTACATGCTTACAGTTATAGCGCAACCAACAATCGCAGCAAGCTGTCACACTAGATTTGTTAGTAGTTATGTGGTATTTTTGTTAAAAGTGATCAGATGGATAGAAGCAGGCTAGATGGGgaacaattcaatttatttacaaTTTAGAGCAAACAAACGCAAATGCTGACAGGTCAAACTCATAACCAATTAGTTCTCAAAAACATTTATATGCAAGGGTTAGACTGGATTTTACAGCTGTGGAATGTGGAGCATGCAGGAGACAGACAGTAGCAAGAGCCTGCTCTTGCAAAAGGATGGGGCATAAGAGTGCAGGGTGATATGGTgagggggagaggaagagggagaggggggcaaTAAAGAGCCAGAGAAAGGCGAAGGCACAGATAAATATCAAAGGATATACAGGCAACATTTATAGAACATGAAATCAACCATGGCCTAAGTATGACAGAGGGTGCTTGGAGATTGCagcctattttcttttttcttgcacATATTGTGCAGAAGTTCCTGATAATTCTGCTGTATATAATTTTTTCTGTAGAAGCTTTCTTTATGTATTTGTGGTTGGCTGGTATGTGGCTGGTATGtacattgagaaaaaaaaatgttttgttcaaaGTATGGTGTGTGCCATGGCTGACATCAATACTATTCAGCTGCATTAATGTACAATGTTAGCAATTGAACAATATTACATAGTGGGTAACTATCACACTTTGAGAGTACACCGTCATTTAACAAGATGTCTCAGTATCTGACAGTCTTTTGACTGTCTTGGTCCAAGCAATGATAAAGGAaccttttgttttgatgacaatGACTTATTCATTGatggatttatttacatttgaaacaaGTTAATTCTTTTGATTGAGTAATCACCTTCTAGTCACAGAGTGGTGTGAGAATGTACCACATGGTGTGAGGATTGTACTTAAAGTTTTGACAATTGtaagtttgttttaaatgtgcaaaAATTTTTATTACGTTTAATGGTCAGTATGTCGTAACCTGATGTGTGTGCTCTGAACATAATGTAATGTGAACCATGTATGTGGTGGCTCATTCTGACCACATCATTCTAGACCATctactctatctatctatctatcaaaaaAATTCTATGACACACCT is a window from the Perca fluviatilis chromosome 1, GENO_Pfluv_1.0, whole genome shotgun sequence genome containing:
- the LOC120562384 gene encoding probable beta-glucosidase btgE isoform X1; protein product: MLKVVFVLGCLLSFALAHPTDMEHKKHARPHSGSHSNERIHRPPTVTIPQWAKDLLTHRQQTTTAAPATTTTAAPATTTAAPATTTAAPATTTAAPATTTAAPATTTTAAPATTTTAAPATTTAAPATTTK
- the LOC120562384 gene encoding integumentary mucin C.1-like isoform X2, producing the protein MLKVVFVLGCLLSFALAHPTDMEHKKHARPHSGSHSNEWAKDLLTHRQQTTTAAPATTTTAAPATTTAAPATTTAAPATTTAAPATTTAAPATTTTAAPATTTTAAPATTTAAPATTTK